The Sphingomonas carotinifaciens genomic sequence CGCGGCCGAGGCGCCGGCGGGGCCGCCGCCCACGACCAGCACGTCGAACGGCGCCTTGGCGCTGATCTTCTCCGCGGCCCGCGCGCTGCTGCCCGTGTCCAGCTTGGCCAGGATCTGCTCGACGTTCATCCGGCCCTGACCGAACGGCTCGCCGTTCAGGAAGATCGCGGGCACCGACATGATCTGGCGCGCGGTCACCTCGTCCTGGAACAGCCCGCCCTCGATCGCGACGTGGCGGATGCGCGGGTTCAGCACGCTCATCAGGTTCAGCGCCTGCACCACATCGGGGCAGTTCTGGCACGACAGCGAAAAATAGGATTCGAATGCAAAGTCGCCGTCCAGCGCCTGGACCTGCTCGATCACCTCCTGCGCCAGCTTCGAGGGATGCCCACCGACCTGAAGCAGCGCCAGGACCAGCGAGGTAAACTCATGCCCCATCGGAATTCCGGCAAAGCGCACAGACACATCGGTGCCGACCCGCCGGATCAGGAAGGACGGCCGCCGCGCCTCTCCGTCGTCCCGTACATAGGACACCGCATCGGACAGCGCCGCGATCTCTCCCAGCAACGCCTCCAACTCCCGCGACTTCCCCGACCCATCCAACGACGCCACCAACTCGATCGGCCGGACGATATTCGCAAGATAGGTCTTCAGCTGGGTCTTCAGGTTCGCGTCGAGCATGTGCAGGGTCCTGGGGGTAAACGGAATGGTGGCGCGGGGCCGGCGACAATGCCGGCCCCGCGCAGGTCGACTCAGATCTTGCCGACGAGGTCGAGCGAGGGAGCGAGCGTTTCTTCGCCCTCTTCCCACTTTGCCGGGCAGACTTCGCCCGGATGCGCGGCAATGTACTGCGCGGCCTTGACCTTGCGGAGCAGTTCCATCGCGTTGCGACCGACGCCTTCCGACGTGATCTCGACGAGCTGGATGACGCCCTCGGGATCCACGACAAAGGTGCCGCGATCCGCCAGGCCCTGGCCTGCACGCATGACTTCGAAGTTGTTGGTCACGACGCCCGAGGGATCACCGATCATGGTGAAATTGATCTTGCCGATCGCAGGCGAGGTGTCATGCCAGGCCTTGTGGCTGAAATGCGTGTCGGTCGACACAGAATAAATCTCCACGCCCATCTTCTGGAACGTGTCGTAATTGTCGGCCAGGTCTTCCAGCTCGGTCGGGCACACGAAGGTGAAGTCCGCCGGGTAGAAGAAGAACACGGCCCACTTCCCCTTCACGTCCACGTCGGTAACGGTCAGGAACTTGCCCTCGCGATACGCCTGAGCGGTGAACGGTTTGATGCTGGTGCCGATGAGAGACATGGCTTTTCCCTTTCTGAATTGGTGCACTGCACATGGTGATGCTGCGGCGCAGCGGCAAATAGGAATTGCCGATATCTGTGGCAGACGCGAGCGATTTAACGTGTGCGGCACGCTTTCTGGTTCATAAGGCTTGCGCTGAACGCCCGGCCGTCCTAGTCGCCTGTCCACCGCGTCGGGGAGTGGCGCAGTCTGGTAGCGCGCCTGCTTTGGGAGCAGGATGTCGCAGGTTCGAATCCTGTCTCCCCGACCATCCATCCTGCGTCGCACGTTGGACGCGTCCCATCAAGCCACCACCTCCGTCACATGGCGCAGCGCTTCGTCCGGGCCGAAGCCTGTCCCTTCTAGCCATGCATCGGCTTGCGCATGGCCCATGACGCGCAATTCCTGGAGGGCTGAGGCGCGTGTGTCGAGCTTGCTCGCCGCGCCGCGTGTGGCAAGGCCGGGCGCCGGCGTCATCAGGTGCAGGTGCATCGCCGCCAATCGCCCGACCTTGCCGTCAGTCAGGTCGTGTGCGCGCGCCAGTTGCTGCACCTGCACCAGCGCCTTCAGATCACGCATCAGGCAGGCATTGAAGCTGATGTCGCTGACCCGCCGGATCGTGGCGGGGAGCGTATCGCCCGCATCCTCCACCGCAAAGGGCGTCACCTGCACGACCAGCAGGTCGGTTGCACCGTCATCGGCAAAGATCAGCGGCTCCAGCGCCGGATTGGCGGAAAATCCGCCATCCCAATACTCGTTCCCGTCGATGCGAACCGCCGCAAACAGATCGGGCAGGCAGGCCGATGCCATCAGCGCATCGAGCGTGACCTCCGCGCCGGCGAACAGCCGTGCCTGCCCATCGCTCACCCGCGTCGCCGATACGTGCAGCGGGATCGCACCGGGACGGGTTAACTGCGTGAGGTCGATACTTGCCCCCACCACCCGGCGCAGCGCGGACATGTCGCGCAGCCCCGGCACAAACGGCGCCATGTAGCGGCTGGTCAGCTTGCTCCACTCCAGCCCACGTGTCAGCCACGGCTCGGCAAAGGGGAGCAGGAAGGATGCCATGTCGAACACGCGCAGCGGCGACTCACGACTGACCTGACGCCATAAGCGCTCCAGCGCTGCCCTGGCGCCAGCCGGACCATCTTCGGCAAGGCCAGCGACCAAGGCCGCCCCGTTCAGCGCACCGGCGCTGGCACCGCTGACGGAAACGATTTCGATATCGGCTTCCAGCAGCCGCT encodes the following:
- the ahpC gene encoding alkyl hydroperoxide reductase subunit C, whose translation is MSLIGTSIKPFTAQAYREGKFLTVTDVDVKGKWAVFFFYPADFTFVCPTELEDLADNYDTFQKMGVEIYSVSTDTHFSHKAWHDTSPAIGKINFTMIGDPSGVVTNNFEVMRAGQGLADRGTFVVDPEGVIQLVEITSEGVGRNAMELLRKVKAAQYIAAHPGEVCPAKWEEGEETLAPSLDLVGKI
- a CDS encoding patatin-like phospholipase family protein, which gives rise to MTDKAASKPRVALALQGGGAHGAYTRGVIERLLEADIEIVSVSGASAGALNGAALVAGLAEDGPAGARAALERLWRQVSRESPLRVFDMASFLLPFAEPWLTRGLEWSKLTSRYMAPFVPGLRDMSALRRVVGASIDLTQLTRPGAIPLHVSATRVSDGQARLFAGAEVTLDALMASACLPDLFAAVRIDGNEYWDGGFSANPALEPLIFADDGATDLLVVQVTPFAVEDAGDTLPATIRRVSDISFNACLMRDLKALVQVQQLARAHDLTDGKVGRLAAMHLHLMTPAPGLATRGAASKLDTRASALQELRVMGHAQADAWLEGTGFGPDEALRHVTEVVA